A window of the Paralichthys olivaceus isolate ysfri-2021 chromosome 5, ASM2471397v2, whole genome shotgun sequence genome harbors these coding sequences:
- the epn2 gene encoding epsin-2 isoform X4 — MPSSTIRRQMKNMVNNYSDAEKKVREATSNDPWGPSSSLMSEIADLTYNVVAFSEIMSMIWKRLNDHGKNWRHVYKALTLLDYLIKTGSERVALQCKENIFAIQTLKDFQYIDRDGKDQGINVREKSKQLVVLLKDEDRLKGERSQALKTKERMAQVSTGSSQMGFGRGSSQPNLSTSYSEEYGRSEGSPASYHGSTSPNAGSELEQARPQTSGEEELQLQLALAMSREAAEQEDRIRRGDDLRLQMALEESKKEGPGSAKLPKKKKEPQSSLMDLMDVPEAGASADPWGAGAKAGAATASADPWQPYGSAPKPAAPVDPWGVPPSVPPMKSNDPWANSTPASDPWGSAAARPKTSNTGSFDLFNSSNGDGGITSSILSQASLASSSSLDLFDPLPTSITTNPTRKTPESFLGPNAALVNLDSLVTKPAQPPPVVNPFLASTGGSAPAVAAAAAHANPFQVSQPAPPTLNQMRVSPMPSGFAAMPESMATQPITMVPVAGMAPMGRAMPGMGVSAVGGMGMSAGIPASMSMAQPLMSMPPQAGVQPTGTTNPFLL; from the exons ATGCCAAGCTCCACCATCCGCCGGCAGATGAAGAACATGGTGAACAACTACTCTGATGCagagaagaaagtgagagaggcCACTTCCAACGACCCCTGGGGCCCATCGTCTTCTCTCATGTCCGAGATCGCAGACCTTACCTACAACGTGGTAGCCTTCAGCGAGATCATGAGCATGATCTGGAAACGGCTCAACGACCACGGCAAGAACTGGCGCCACGTCTACAAGGCGCTCACCCTGCTCGACTACCTGATAAAGACGGGCTCGGAGCGAGTGGCGCTGCAATGCAAAGAGAACATCTTTGCCATCCAGACTCTGAAGGACTTCCAGTACATTGACAGGGACGGCAAAGACCAGGGCATCAATGTCAGAGAGAAGAGCAAGCAGCTGGTGGTCCTACTCAAAGACGAGGACCGCCTCAAAGGAGAAAG GTCTCAGGCTTTGAAGACCAAAGAGCGTATGGCCCAGGTGTCCACAGGGAGTAGTCAGATGGGTTTTGGCCGAGGCTCGTCTCAGCCCAACCTCTCCACTTCTTACAGTGAAGAGTACGGCAGGTCAGAGGGCTCACCTGCCTCCTACCATGGCT cCACGTCCCCCAATGCGGGCTCAGAGCTGGAGCAGGCCCGACCCCAGaccagtggagaggaggagctaCAGCTGCAACTAGCTCTCGCTATGagcagagaggctgcagagCAG GAGGATCGCATTCGCAGAGGGGATGACTTGAGATTACAGATGGCCTTAGAGGAGAGCAAGAAAGAAGGTCCAGGTTCAGCAAAACTgcccaaaaagaagaaagag CCACAGTCATCTTTAATGGATCTGATGGATGTCCCAGAGGCTGGTGCCAGTGCCGATCCCTGGGGAGCTGGAGCTAAAGCCGGAGCTGCCACTGCATCAGCAGACCCCTGGCAGCCCTATG GGTCTGCCCCTAAGCCAGCAGCCCCAGTTGACCCGTGGGGTGTGCCTCCTTCTGTCCCACCCATGAAGAGCAACGATCCGTGGGCAAACTCCACCCCTGCCTCTGACCCCTGGGGCTCTGCAGCCGCCCGCCCCAAGACATCCAACACAG GTAGCTTCGACCTGTTCAATTCATCCAATG GTGATGGGGGGATAACCTCCTCTATTCTTTCCCAAGCCAGTctggccagcagcagcagtctggaCCTCTTCGACCCACTGCCCACATCTATCACCACAAACCCAACCAGGAAGACTCCGGAGTCCTTCCTGGGTCCCAACGCAGCCCTGGTGAATCTGGACTCCCTGGTGACCAAACCAGCCCAGCCCCCGCCAGTCGTCAACCCGTTCTTGGCTTCAACAG GTGGCTCTGCtccagcagtggcagcagcagccgcccATGCAAACCCCTTCCAAGTAAGCCAGCCAGCTCCCCCCACCCTCAACCAGATGCGGGTCAGCCCCATGCCCTCGGGCTTCGCCGCCATGCCCGAGTCCATGGCTACCCAGCCAATCACCATGGTCCCTGTGGCAGGGATGGCTCCCATGGGGCGTGCGATGCCCGGAATGGGGGTCAGCGCTGTCGGAGGTATGGGGATGAGCGCTGGGATCCCAGCCTCCATGTCCATGGCCCAGCCCCTGATGAGCATGCCCCCCCAGGCCGGGGTGCAGCCCACAGGAACCACCAACCCCTTCCTTTTGTGA
- the epn2 gene encoding epsin-2 isoform X2, with product MPSSTIRRQMKNMVNNYSDAEKKVREATSNDPWGPSSSLMSEIADLTYNVVAFSEIMSMIWKRLNDHGKNWRHVYKALTLLDYLIKTGSERVALQCKENIFAIQTLKDFQYIDRDGKDQGINVREKSKQLVVLLKDEDRLKGERSQALKTKERMAQVSTGSSQMGFGRGSSQPNLSTSYSEEYGRSEGSPASYHGSTSPNAGSELEQARPQTSGEEELQLQLALAMSREAAEQEDRIRRGDDLRLQMALEESKKEGPGSAKLPKKKKEPQSSLMDLMDVPEAGASADPWGAGAKAGAATASADPWQPYGSAPKPAAPVDPWGVPPSVPPMKSNDPWANSTPASDPWGSAAARPKTSNTVHQNIHTHSYVCLHLSVCVSAVCPLSGSFDLFNSSNGDGGITSSILSQASLASSSSLDLFDPLPTSITTNPTRKTPESFLGPNAALVNLDSLVTKPAQPPPVVNPFLASTGGSAPAVAAAAAHANPFQVSQPAPPTLNQMRVSPMPSGFAAMPESMATQPITMVPVAGMAPMGRAMPGMGVSAVGGMGMSAGIPASMSMAQPLMSMPPQAGVQPTGTTNPFLL from the exons ATGCCAAGCTCCACCATCCGCCGGCAGATGAAGAACATGGTGAACAACTACTCTGATGCagagaagaaagtgagagaggcCACTTCCAACGACCCCTGGGGCCCATCGTCTTCTCTCATGTCCGAGATCGCAGACCTTACCTACAACGTGGTAGCCTTCAGCGAGATCATGAGCATGATCTGGAAACGGCTCAACGACCACGGCAAGAACTGGCGCCACGTCTACAAGGCGCTCACCCTGCTCGACTACCTGATAAAGACGGGCTCGGAGCGAGTGGCGCTGCAATGCAAAGAGAACATCTTTGCCATCCAGACTCTGAAGGACTTCCAGTACATTGACAGGGACGGCAAAGACCAGGGCATCAATGTCAGAGAGAAGAGCAAGCAGCTGGTGGTCCTACTCAAAGACGAGGACCGCCTCAAAGGAGAAAG GTCTCAGGCTTTGAAGACCAAAGAGCGTATGGCCCAGGTGTCCACAGGGAGTAGTCAGATGGGTTTTGGCCGAGGCTCGTCTCAGCCCAACCTCTCCACTTCTTACAGTGAAGAGTACGGCAGGTCAGAGGGCTCACCTGCCTCCTACCATGGCT cCACGTCCCCCAATGCGGGCTCAGAGCTGGAGCAGGCCCGACCCCAGaccagtggagaggaggagctaCAGCTGCAACTAGCTCTCGCTATGagcagagaggctgcagagCAG GAGGATCGCATTCGCAGAGGGGATGACTTGAGATTACAGATGGCCTTAGAGGAGAGCAAGAAAGAAGGTCCAGGTTCAGCAAAACTgcccaaaaagaagaaagag CCACAGTCATCTTTAATGGATCTGATGGATGTCCCAGAGGCTGGTGCCAGTGCCGATCCCTGGGGAGCTGGAGCTAAAGCCGGAGCTGCCACTGCATCAGCAGACCCCTGGCAGCCCTATG GGTCTGCCCCTAAGCCAGCAGCCCCAGTTGACCCGTGGGGTGTGCCTCCTTCTGTCCCACCCATGAAGAGCAACGATCCGTGGGCAAACTCCACCCCTGCCTCTGACCCCTGGGGCTCTGCAGCCGCCCGCCCCAAGACATCCAACACAG TGCACCAAAATATCCATACTCATTCATACGtctgtctccatctgtctgtgtgtgtgtctgctgtctgtCCTCTTTCAGGTAGCTTCGACCTGTTCAATTCATCCAATG GTGATGGGGGGATAACCTCCTCTATTCTTTCCCAAGCCAGTctggccagcagcagcagtctggaCCTCTTCGACCCACTGCCCACATCTATCACCACAAACCCAACCAGGAAGACTCCGGAGTCCTTCCTGGGTCCCAACGCAGCCCTGGTGAATCTGGACTCCCTGGTGACCAAACCAGCCCAGCCCCCGCCAGTCGTCAACCCGTTCTTGGCTTCAACAG GTGGCTCTGCtccagcagtggcagcagcagccgcccATGCAAACCCCTTCCAAGTAAGCCAGCCAGCTCCCCCCACCCTCAACCAGATGCGGGTCAGCCCCATGCCCTCGGGCTTCGCCGCCATGCCCGAGTCCATGGCTACCCAGCCAATCACCATGGTCCCTGTGGCAGGGATGGCTCCCATGGGGCGTGCGATGCCCGGAATGGGGGTCAGCGCTGTCGGAGGTATGGGGATGAGCGCTGGGATCCCAGCCTCCATGTCCATGGCCCAGCCCCTGATGAGCATGCCCCCCCAGGCCGGGGTGCAGCCCACAGGAACCACCAACCCCTTCCTTTTGTGA
- the epn2 gene encoding epsin-2 isoform X5, whose amino-acid sequence MPSSTIRRQMKNMVNNYSDAEKKVREATSNDPWGPSSSLMSEIADLTYNVVAFSEIMSMIWKRLNDHGKNWRHVYKALTLLDYLIKTGSERVALQCKENIFAIQTLKDFQYIDRDGKDQGINVREKSKQLVVLLKDEDRLKGERSQALKTKERMAQVSTGSSQMGFGRGSSQPNLSTSYSEEYGRSEGSPASYHGSTSPNAGSELEQARPQTSGEEELQLQLALAMSREAAEQEDRIRRGDDLRLQMALEESKKEGPGSAKLPKKKKEPQSSLMDLMDVPEAGASADPWGAGAKAGAATASADPWQPYGSAPKPAAPVDPWGVPPSVPPMKSNDPWANSTPASDPWGSAAARPKTSNTGDGGITSSILSQASLASSSSLDLFDPLPTSITTNPTRKTPESFLGPNAALVNLDSLVTKPAQPPPVVNPFLASTGGSAPAVAAAAAHANPFQVSQPAPPTLNQMRVSPMPSGFAAMPESMATQPITMVPVAGMAPMGRAMPGMGVSAVGGMGMSAGIPASMSMAQPLMSMPPQAGVQPTGTTNPFLL is encoded by the exons ATGCCAAGCTCCACCATCCGCCGGCAGATGAAGAACATGGTGAACAACTACTCTGATGCagagaagaaagtgagagaggcCACTTCCAACGACCCCTGGGGCCCATCGTCTTCTCTCATGTCCGAGATCGCAGACCTTACCTACAACGTGGTAGCCTTCAGCGAGATCATGAGCATGATCTGGAAACGGCTCAACGACCACGGCAAGAACTGGCGCCACGTCTACAAGGCGCTCACCCTGCTCGACTACCTGATAAAGACGGGCTCGGAGCGAGTGGCGCTGCAATGCAAAGAGAACATCTTTGCCATCCAGACTCTGAAGGACTTCCAGTACATTGACAGGGACGGCAAAGACCAGGGCATCAATGTCAGAGAGAAGAGCAAGCAGCTGGTGGTCCTACTCAAAGACGAGGACCGCCTCAAAGGAGAAAG GTCTCAGGCTTTGAAGACCAAAGAGCGTATGGCCCAGGTGTCCACAGGGAGTAGTCAGATGGGTTTTGGCCGAGGCTCGTCTCAGCCCAACCTCTCCACTTCTTACAGTGAAGAGTACGGCAGGTCAGAGGGCTCACCTGCCTCCTACCATGGCT cCACGTCCCCCAATGCGGGCTCAGAGCTGGAGCAGGCCCGACCCCAGaccagtggagaggaggagctaCAGCTGCAACTAGCTCTCGCTATGagcagagaggctgcagagCAG GAGGATCGCATTCGCAGAGGGGATGACTTGAGATTACAGATGGCCTTAGAGGAGAGCAAGAAAGAAGGTCCAGGTTCAGCAAAACTgcccaaaaagaagaaagag CCACAGTCATCTTTAATGGATCTGATGGATGTCCCAGAGGCTGGTGCCAGTGCCGATCCCTGGGGAGCTGGAGCTAAAGCCGGAGCTGCCACTGCATCAGCAGACCCCTGGCAGCCCTATG GGTCTGCCCCTAAGCCAGCAGCCCCAGTTGACCCGTGGGGTGTGCCTCCTTCTGTCCCACCCATGAAGAGCAACGATCCGTGGGCAAACTCCACCCCTGCCTCTGACCCCTGGGGCTCTGCAGCCGCCCGCCCCAAGACATCCAACACAG GTGATGGGGGGATAACCTCCTCTATTCTTTCCCAAGCCAGTctggccagcagcagcagtctggaCCTCTTCGACCCACTGCCCACATCTATCACCACAAACCCAACCAGGAAGACTCCGGAGTCCTTCCTGGGTCCCAACGCAGCCCTGGTGAATCTGGACTCCCTGGTGACCAAACCAGCCCAGCCCCCGCCAGTCGTCAACCCGTTCTTGGCTTCAACAG GTGGCTCTGCtccagcagtggcagcagcagccgcccATGCAAACCCCTTCCAAGTAAGCCAGCCAGCTCCCCCCACCCTCAACCAGATGCGGGTCAGCCCCATGCCCTCGGGCTTCGCCGCCATGCCCGAGTCCATGGCTACCCAGCCAATCACCATGGTCCCTGTGGCAGGGATGGCTCCCATGGGGCGTGCGATGCCCGGAATGGGGGTCAGCGCTGTCGGAGGTATGGGGATGAGCGCTGGGATCCCAGCCTCCATGTCCATGGCCCAGCCCCTGATGAGCATGCCCCCCCAGGCCGGGGTGCAGCCCACAGGAACCACCAACCCCTTCCTTTTGTGA
- the epn2 gene encoding epsin-2 isoform X3: protein MPSSTIRRQMKNMVNNYSDAEKKVREATSNDPWGPSSSLMSEIADLTYNVVAFSEIMSMIWKRLNDHGKNWRHVYKALTLLDYLIKTGSERVALQCKENIFAIQTLKDFQYIDRDGKDQGINVREKSKQLVVLLKDEDRLKGERSQALKTKERMAQVSTGSSQMGFGRGSSQPNLSTSYSEEYGRSEGSPASYHGSTSPNAGSELEQARPQTSGEEELQLQLALAMSREAAEQEDRIRRGDDLRLQMALEESKKEGPGSAKLPKKKKEPQSSLMDLMDVPEAGASADPWGAGAKAGAATASADPWQPYGSAPKPAAPVDPWGVPPSVPPMKSNDPWANSTPASDPWGSAAARPKTSNTGSFDLFNSSNGTSKEDFSEFDSLRSSSSVPTGDGGITSSILSQASLASSSSLDLFDPLPTSITTNPTRKTPESFLGPNAALVNLDSLVTKPAQPPPVVNPFLASTGGSAPAVAAAAAHANPFQVSQPAPPTLNQMRVSPMPSGFAAMPESMATQPITMVPVAGMAPMGRAMPGMGVSAVGGMGMSAGIPASMSMAQPLMSMPPQAGVQPTGTTNPFLL, encoded by the exons ATGCCAAGCTCCACCATCCGCCGGCAGATGAAGAACATGGTGAACAACTACTCTGATGCagagaagaaagtgagagaggcCACTTCCAACGACCCCTGGGGCCCATCGTCTTCTCTCATGTCCGAGATCGCAGACCTTACCTACAACGTGGTAGCCTTCAGCGAGATCATGAGCATGATCTGGAAACGGCTCAACGACCACGGCAAGAACTGGCGCCACGTCTACAAGGCGCTCACCCTGCTCGACTACCTGATAAAGACGGGCTCGGAGCGAGTGGCGCTGCAATGCAAAGAGAACATCTTTGCCATCCAGACTCTGAAGGACTTCCAGTACATTGACAGGGACGGCAAAGACCAGGGCATCAATGTCAGAGAGAAGAGCAAGCAGCTGGTGGTCCTACTCAAAGACGAGGACCGCCTCAAAGGAGAAAG GTCTCAGGCTTTGAAGACCAAAGAGCGTATGGCCCAGGTGTCCACAGGGAGTAGTCAGATGGGTTTTGGCCGAGGCTCGTCTCAGCCCAACCTCTCCACTTCTTACAGTGAAGAGTACGGCAGGTCAGAGGGCTCACCTGCCTCCTACCATGGCT cCACGTCCCCCAATGCGGGCTCAGAGCTGGAGCAGGCCCGACCCCAGaccagtggagaggaggagctaCAGCTGCAACTAGCTCTCGCTATGagcagagaggctgcagagCAG GAGGATCGCATTCGCAGAGGGGATGACTTGAGATTACAGATGGCCTTAGAGGAGAGCAAGAAAGAAGGTCCAGGTTCAGCAAAACTgcccaaaaagaagaaagag CCACAGTCATCTTTAATGGATCTGATGGATGTCCCAGAGGCTGGTGCCAGTGCCGATCCCTGGGGAGCTGGAGCTAAAGCCGGAGCTGCCACTGCATCAGCAGACCCCTGGCAGCCCTATG GGTCTGCCCCTAAGCCAGCAGCCCCAGTTGACCCGTGGGGTGTGCCTCCTTCTGTCCCACCCATGAAGAGCAACGATCCGTGGGCAAACTCCACCCCTGCCTCTGACCCCTGGGGCTCTGCAGCCGCCCGCCCCAAGACATCCAACACAG GTAGCTTCGACCTGTTCAATTCATCCAATGGTACGTCCAAAGAGGACTTCTCAGAGTTTGACAGCctgcgctcctcctcctctgtccccaCTG GTGATGGGGGGATAACCTCCTCTATTCTTTCCCAAGCCAGTctggccagcagcagcagtctggaCCTCTTCGACCCACTGCCCACATCTATCACCACAAACCCAACCAGGAAGACTCCGGAGTCCTTCCTGGGTCCCAACGCAGCCCTGGTGAATCTGGACTCCCTGGTGACCAAACCAGCCCAGCCCCCGCCAGTCGTCAACCCGTTCTTGGCTTCAACAG GTGGCTCTGCtccagcagtggcagcagcagccgcccATGCAAACCCCTTCCAAGTAAGCCAGCCAGCTCCCCCCACCCTCAACCAGATGCGGGTCAGCCCCATGCCCTCGGGCTTCGCCGCCATGCCCGAGTCCATGGCTACCCAGCCAATCACCATGGTCCCTGTGGCAGGGATGGCTCCCATGGGGCGTGCGATGCCCGGAATGGGGGTCAGCGCTGTCGGAGGTATGGGGATGAGCGCTGGGATCCCAGCCTCCATGTCCATGGCCCAGCCCCTGATGAGCATGCCCCCCCAGGCCGGGGTGCAGCCCACAGGAACCACCAACCCCTTCCTTTTGTGA
- the epn2 gene encoding epsin-2 isoform X1, translating to MPSSTIRRQMKNMVNNYSDAEKKVREATSNDPWGPSSSLMSEIADLTYNVVAFSEIMSMIWKRLNDHGKNWRHVYKALTLLDYLIKTGSERVALQCKENIFAIQTLKDFQYIDRDGKDQGINVREKSKQLVVLLKDEDRLKGERSQALKTKERMAQVSTGSSQMGFGRGSSQPNLSTSYSEEYGRSEGSPASYHGSTSPNAGSELEQARPQTSGEEELQLQLALAMSREAAEQEDRIRRGDDLRLQMALEESKKEGPGSAKLPKKKKEPQSSLMDLMDVPEAGASADPWGAGAKAGAATASADPWQPYGSAPKPAAPVDPWGVPPSVPPMKSNDPWANSTPASDPWGSAAARPKTSNTVHQNIHTHSYVCLHLSVCVSAVCPLSGSFDLFNSSNGTSKEDFSEFDSLRSSSSVPTGDGGITSSILSQASLASSSSLDLFDPLPTSITTNPTRKTPESFLGPNAALVNLDSLVTKPAQPPPVVNPFLASTGGSAPAVAAAAAHANPFQVSQPAPPTLNQMRVSPMPSGFAAMPESMATQPITMVPVAGMAPMGRAMPGMGVSAVGGMGMSAGIPASMSMAQPLMSMPPQAGVQPTGTTNPFLL from the exons ATGCCAAGCTCCACCATCCGCCGGCAGATGAAGAACATGGTGAACAACTACTCTGATGCagagaagaaagtgagagaggcCACTTCCAACGACCCCTGGGGCCCATCGTCTTCTCTCATGTCCGAGATCGCAGACCTTACCTACAACGTGGTAGCCTTCAGCGAGATCATGAGCATGATCTGGAAACGGCTCAACGACCACGGCAAGAACTGGCGCCACGTCTACAAGGCGCTCACCCTGCTCGACTACCTGATAAAGACGGGCTCGGAGCGAGTGGCGCTGCAATGCAAAGAGAACATCTTTGCCATCCAGACTCTGAAGGACTTCCAGTACATTGACAGGGACGGCAAAGACCAGGGCATCAATGTCAGAGAGAAGAGCAAGCAGCTGGTGGTCCTACTCAAAGACGAGGACCGCCTCAAAGGAGAAAG GTCTCAGGCTTTGAAGACCAAAGAGCGTATGGCCCAGGTGTCCACAGGGAGTAGTCAGATGGGTTTTGGCCGAGGCTCGTCTCAGCCCAACCTCTCCACTTCTTACAGTGAAGAGTACGGCAGGTCAGAGGGCTCACCTGCCTCCTACCATGGCT cCACGTCCCCCAATGCGGGCTCAGAGCTGGAGCAGGCCCGACCCCAGaccagtggagaggaggagctaCAGCTGCAACTAGCTCTCGCTATGagcagagaggctgcagagCAG GAGGATCGCATTCGCAGAGGGGATGACTTGAGATTACAGATGGCCTTAGAGGAGAGCAAGAAAGAAGGTCCAGGTTCAGCAAAACTgcccaaaaagaagaaagag CCACAGTCATCTTTAATGGATCTGATGGATGTCCCAGAGGCTGGTGCCAGTGCCGATCCCTGGGGAGCTGGAGCTAAAGCCGGAGCTGCCACTGCATCAGCAGACCCCTGGCAGCCCTATG GGTCTGCCCCTAAGCCAGCAGCCCCAGTTGACCCGTGGGGTGTGCCTCCTTCTGTCCCACCCATGAAGAGCAACGATCCGTGGGCAAACTCCACCCCTGCCTCTGACCCCTGGGGCTCTGCAGCCGCCCGCCCCAAGACATCCAACACAG TGCACCAAAATATCCATACTCATTCATACGtctgtctccatctgtctgtgtgtgtgtctgctgtctgtCCTCTTTCAGGTAGCTTCGACCTGTTCAATTCATCCAATGGTACGTCCAAAGAGGACTTCTCAGAGTTTGACAGCctgcgctcctcctcctctgtccccaCTG GTGATGGGGGGATAACCTCCTCTATTCTTTCCCAAGCCAGTctggccagcagcagcagtctggaCCTCTTCGACCCACTGCCCACATCTATCACCACAAACCCAACCAGGAAGACTCCGGAGTCCTTCCTGGGTCCCAACGCAGCCCTGGTGAATCTGGACTCCCTGGTGACCAAACCAGCCCAGCCCCCGCCAGTCGTCAACCCGTTCTTGGCTTCAACAG GTGGCTCTGCtccagcagtggcagcagcagccgcccATGCAAACCCCTTCCAAGTAAGCCAGCCAGCTCCCCCCACCCTCAACCAGATGCGGGTCAGCCCCATGCCCTCGGGCTTCGCCGCCATGCCCGAGTCCATGGCTACCCAGCCAATCACCATGGTCCCTGTGGCAGGGATGGCTCCCATGGGGCGTGCGATGCCCGGAATGGGGGTCAGCGCTGTCGGAGGTATGGGGATGAGCGCTGGGATCCCAGCCTCCATGTCCATGGCCCAGCCCCTGATGAGCATGCCCCCCCAGGCCGGGGTGCAGCCCACAGGAACCACCAACCCCTTCCTTTTGTGA
- the b9d1 gene encoding B9 domain-containing protein 1 has translation MAASDPSVFLLTVNGQIEGANFPEFDNLYCKYCFVYGHDWAPISGLEEGITQITCKGSQASHRLIWNFPLETTFKSTNPSGWPQLVVSVYGPDVFGNDVVRGYGATHIPFTSGQHTRTVPMFVPEPTWRLQKFTSWLLGRRPEYTDPKVVAQGEGREVTRVRSQGFVTVSFHIMTKDMKKLGYDTGPSSLENKRPDASAWSTEEQTYRV, from the exons ATGGCCGCGAGCGACCCGTCCGTGTTTCTGCTGACGGTGAACGGTCAAATCGAGGGGGCGAAT TTTCCAGAGTTCGACAACCTCTACTGCAAATACTGTTTCGTCTACGGACACGACTGGGCCCCGATCTCA GGGCTGGAGGAAGGCATCACTCAGATAACCTGTAAAGGCAGTCAGGCCTCACATAGATTAATATGGAACTTTCCACTGGAAACGACTTTTAAGAGCACGAACCCATCAGGAT GGCCTCAGCTGGTGGTGAGTGTGTATGGTCCAGATGTGTTTGGCAACGACGTCGTCCGGGGCTACGGAGCAACACACATCCCTTTCACCTCCGGACA ACATACAAGGACCGTCCCTATGTTTGTTCCCGAGCCCACATGGAGACTTCAGAAATTCACAAG CTGGCTGTTGGGAAGGCGGCCGGAGTACACAGACCCAAAAGTTGTGGCTCAGGGCGAAGGCAGAGAAG TGACACGGGTTCGATCCCAAGGCTTCGTCACCGTCTCCTTTCACATCATGACTAAAGACATGAAGAAACTGGGTTATGACACGGGGCCATCGAGTCTTGAGAACAAACGGCCAGATGCATCTGCCTGGTCGACAGAAGAACAAACCTACAGAGTGTAA